In the genome of Tannockella kyphosi, one region contains:
- a CDS encoding cell division protein FtsQ/DivIB, which produces MARHSEYDQVNKILKDKKRARRKKRLRRFLFVLLLGGFLYFLASDISKIQIIEVEGNYFVETDDILDSCGVQVGETFFFYAYFLDVEESILELTEIQEVTIECVSYNAIQITVSEALKIAYQESSSTVALLSESGSIQTVSQSMYDYSALIQLKNFDDDTLEDFASEFYQIPSQVRSLISDIEYSPLEGDESRVIFYMNDGKVLYVRIEDMVEQLDGDSYAKLLQIFPDNKYYDLVGKYSYVYD; this is translated from the coding sequence ATGGCAAGACATAGTGAATATGATCAAGTAAATAAAATTTTGAAAGACAAAAAAAGAGCGCGTCGTAAAAAAAGATTGCGTCGTTTTTTGTTTGTTCTTTTGTTAGGAGGATTCCTTTATTTTCTAGCAAGTGATATAAGTAAAATACAGATAATAGAAGTAGAAGGAAACTACTTTGTGGAAACAGATGATATTTTAGATAGTTGTGGTGTTCAAGTAGGTGAGACATTTTTCTTCTATGCTTATTTTTTGGATGTAGAAGAGTCTATATTAGAGTTAACAGAAATACAAGAAGTAACAATAGAGTGTGTTAGTTATAATGCAATACAAATAACAGTAAGTGAAGCATTAAAAATAGCTTATCAAGAATCTAGTTCTACAGTAGCTTTGCTTAGTGAGTCTGGTAGTATTCAAACGGTAAGTCAAAGTATGTATGACTATAGTGCTTTAATTCAATTAAAGAATTTTGATGATGATACGTTAGAAGACTTTGCTAGTGAATTTTATCAAATTCCTAGTCAAGTTCGTTCCCTTATTTCAGATATCGAATATAGCCCTTTAGAGGGAGATGAATCAAGAGTAATTTTTTATATGAATGATGGCAAAGTTCTATATGTACGCATTGAAGATATGGTCGAACAATTGGATGGAGATAGTTATGCTAAATTATTACAAATATTCCCAGATAATAAGTATTATGATTTAGTTGGAAAATATAGTTATGTGTATGATTAA
- the murB gene encoding UDP-N-acetylmuramate dehydrogenase: MDFLSVKNEFDKQEVGDVLVNESMGKHTSFKAGGIASLYIEIKDKAGLAYVLAYCKMHHIPYFIVGKGSNILFGDKLYEGVVLSLQRYFSYYEIVDTTITCGAGMSQIPLAYHAQNAGLSGFEFMSGIPGTVGGAIYMNAGAYKYDMASVVKRVSYLDEQGNIVEKENQELDFSYRHSIFQNHPEWTILEVCFNLTKKDATEIKEVVEKRKKRRMETQPWDKPSAGSIFRNPDEKGAWYYIDACGLRGYRIGGASVSLKHSNFIVNDKKGTASDIRALISYVQRMVKEKFDVDLHTEVCFVNWE; this comes from the coding sequence ATGGATTTTTTAAGTGTTAAAAATGAATTTGATAAACAAGAAGTAGGGGATGTGTTGGTGAATGAATCAATGGGGAAGCATACTTCTTTTAAGGCTGGTGGAATTGCTAGTTTATATATTGAGATAAAAGATAAAGCGGGATTAGCTTATGTGTTAGCTTATTGTAAGATGCATCATATTCCTTATTTTATAGTGGGTAAAGGATCAAATATATTATTTGGTGATAAATTATATGAGGGAGTTGTTTTATCGTTACAGCGATATTTCTCTTATTATGAAATAGTGGATACTACGATTACTTGTGGAGCTGGGATGTCACAAATTCCATTAGCGTATCATGCCCAAAATGCAGGGTTGAGTGGTTTTGAGTTTATGTCTGGTATTCCAGGAACAGTAGGTGGAGCAATCTATATGAATGCTGGAGCCTATAAATATGATATGGCATCTGTAGTAAAACGAGTTAGCTATTTAGATGAACAAGGAAATATTGTTGAAAAGGAAAATCAAGAGCTAGATTTTAGTTATCGTCATTCTATTTTCCAAAATCATCCGGAATGGACTATTTTGGAGGTTTGTTTTAATTTAACAAAAAAAGATGCGACTGAAATTAAAGAAGTTGTTGAAAAAAGAAAAAAACGAAGAATGGAAACACAACCTTGGGATAAACCAAGTGCGGGAAGTATTTTTCGTAACCCGGATGAAAAGGGTGCTTGGTATTATATAGATGCATGTGGATTACGTGGCTATCGTATTGGTGGTGCTAGTGTTTCGTTGAAGCATTCTAATTTTATAGTGAATGATAAAAAAGGGACTGCAAGTGATATTCGTGCCCTTATTAGTTATGTTCAAAGAATGGTAAAAGAAAAATTTGATGTAGATTTACATACAGAGGTCTGTTTTGTAAACTGGGAGTAA